The window ATCGTAAATCACATCCGGCGCCCAAAGACAACCAAAATCCTCGTCGCCTAATTCGATCATTCTTTGTTCCGACCAGTTCAGAATGTCATCCGATTCCCACAAGGAAAGGCATTTGCTTCCCTCTCTGACGATGTTCTCCCAGCTTCCCCTGTACTTGGTATTCAGACAGTTGGCAAGACTCAAGTCGGTGGCAAGTATATAAAATTTGCCGTACTTCGTTCGTACGATTGTATGGTCTCGAACTCCCTTATCACCTTTTTCACTCCAGATAACGGGTTGTCCACCGTTTACCTGTTCCCAGTTAAACCCGTCAGTACTAAGTGCATAATATACCTGCTCGCCATCAGGGGTTTTCTTTTCTTTAAAATGTACGAATAAATAAGCTTCCATTAGAATGAATTACTCCTCTTCATATCGATAAAAGGTATGATCCTGAGTGCTTACAGCATTTCACTCGGGTTCGCCGAATTCTGGGAACCCTTCCTCGTTCCAATCCAATACTTTGGCACGTGCATGACGATTGGGGTCGTAAAGCGGATCGACGACGATTTCCTTATAGTCACGGGAATGGTAAACCAGGATATCGGCCGAACCGTCTTCCGAAACGGTGAAGCAGTTGTGACCCGGGCCATATTCTCCGGATTCTTCGCTCGTTCGGAAGACGGGCTCAGGAGATTTCGTCCAGGAATTCGGATCCAACATATCGCTATCGTCCGAAGCCGAGAGCAATCCCATACAATAATTGCTGTCCGTAGCGCTTGCCGAATAACTGATAAATATTTTGCCGTTCTTCTTCAGTACCGCAGGACCTTCATTCACCCGGTGGCCAATGATTTCCCAAGCATATTCCGGTTTCGAAAGCAGGACCTGCTCGCCGCGAATCGTCCATGGATCGGACATCTCGGCGATATACAGATTGGAATCGCCTTGATTGTATTGCGCCCAAACCAAATATCTTACGCCCCGATGCTCGAAGGATGTAGCATCCAAAGAGAAGGAGTCCAAATTGGTCCGAAGCTGACCTTTTTCCACCCATGTCGGTTCCAGCGGGTTGGCCGCATCATTTTCCAGGACGTACATACGGATCTCCCACGCCGTCTCGTACTCATCCGATCCGCCTGCGGCAAAATAGATATACCATTTACCGTCGATATAATGGAGTTCGGGCGCCCAAATATGCCCGCTCATTCTGCCCTTCTCGTGTTTTCGCCAAATGACGACCGGTTCGGCGGTACCGAGCTCCTGAATCGTTCTTGCCCTTCTAAGCTCGATGCAGTCGTACGAGGGAACGGAAGCGGTAAAATAATAGTAGCCGTCCGTATGTTTATAAATCCAGGGGTCAGCCCGCTGTTCGACGAGCGGGTTAGGGAATTGACGTTTGATTTGAATTTGTTCTTTTGTCATCATAATGAACTCCTTATCTTACTCTGAATACAGTAATAGAATGTTTGGGGAAATCGTAATGAAAACTGCAGTCTTCCGTACTGAATTCCTTCTGTTTCGGCAGCACCCGTTCAGGCGACTCGAATGTATTTTCGTCATCCAGCGCATGGCCGGACATCTCGTATACATCAACGGTCAACGACGTTTTATGCAAATCCGCCAAAGCAATCTGTGCGCGAACGCTATTCTCCTGTACATTGACAACCTTGACGATGACATCCCCTGTTGAATGCTCGTAACTTGCAGAATAATACAGAGGTTCGATCACCGGAAGCTTGTCTTCCGTGTCATGGAACAGCACACCATCGATCCAAGCACGGATTTTTCTTCCTGATATCTCCAATGTTAACTCGTATTCCATGTCAGGTTCCACGTTAAATATACTTTGGGTCAGACAAGAGGTTCTTCCATCCACCCTGGAACAGAGCGCGGAATCCTGATTCTGCCATCCGCCAAAGTCCCAAATTAGCTGATTGTCGCCGTCGCGTTTTCCGAAATAAATCTCGAACCCTTTGGGTCCGCTGATTTTTTTGGCTTTCAGACTCAGCGTATAATTCTCCCAATCCGTTTCTCCCAAGTCCAGTGTTCGTATTGAGGTTCCGCCCAGCCGGTCTTCATCCGTATCCGACAACTCGGCAGACAAGCCGTTCAACTCTTTCATTTCTCCGGTATCGTTGTTAACTAGTTTCATATCCCAAAAACGGAAGGAACAACGGTCTGTCCCGAGTGCAAACGCTCCGTTAATCGGCTTCATTGTGCTTTCCTGTTTTTCATCTAACCCGTTTGCTTCAATTTGTAAGAGTTGATCTCCTTGGTGGTGCATAAACAGCTTCTGCACATAATAATTGGCGGTACCGTATACTTCATGATTGTTGAACCAGATCATGTCCGGTTTCCAATTGACATAATCGACATTGCACAGCATCGGCGCATAACAGGCCAGTCCTACTGCATGAGCATTTTTTTCCAAGCCCGTCATAAAAGCAGCTTCTACAAGGGCGTTATAATAAGTGTTTCCCCATGAAGCATATTCGCCCAAAAACACCTTTGGTTCATCTGCTTTGAAATTGTCGTAACGGTGGTAATGGGCCAGAAACCATTCCGGTGACTGATAATAGTGCTCGTCCACAAGATCCGATTTATTTTCTTTGGCAGAGTTCCAGCCGCGTTCATATTCGCCGCCGGCCGCAAACGGACCGGCGGAGTTGATGATCTTGATATCCGGATATTTCTCCTTAATCGCTCTATGGAAATAAGGATAGCGTTCAAAAAACGGTTCTCCGACTTCTTCGTTTCCGATGCCGATATACTCCAAGCCAAACGGCTCCGGGTGACCCAACTCCGCCCTTATGGCCCCCCATTCAGTTGAAGGTTCACCATTGGCAAATTCGATCAAATCAAGCGCGTCATCAATCCAGGGCTGCAGCTCATCAAGCGGAACGATTCGTTTATGGTGCGGGTCAACTCCGCCTGGCAGGATCGGTATCGGCTTGGCGCCAATATCCTCGCAGAACAGAAAGTATTCATAATAACCCAAACCGAGTGTTTGATTGTAGCTCCAATTATTCCGTCTGGCCGGTCTTTGTGCTATATCACCTATTGTGTTTTTCCAGCGGTACATCGAGTTTCGATCATCGGGATTCAAAGAACCGTCGTGTATTAGGCAGCCTCCCGGAAACCGCATAAACTTAGGTCTAAGATCCGCGAGCAAGGCGGCAATGTCTTCCCGCATGCCGTTCGACCGATTGCGAAAGGTCTTTTCCGGAAAAAGAGACACCATATCGAGAAATAGCTTTCCTTTTCCTTTCGTTACAATCACAAGGCGGCTGCTGGTATCGGTGGCATTGGCCGTAATGGTTACTTCATATTTGGCCCATTCGGATGAATTCGCCACAATCGTTGCCTCACCATGAACGGTACCGTCCGTCCCTTCAATCGTTACGACAACAGGCTCGTCAAAGCTGGCATCCCGCCGTGCATAAACCGAAAAGAGATACTTTTCTCCCTGTTTGACGGGAATGCCGCTGTTAAAACCAAGGTTCATAATCCCGACGCCATCGCCCTCCGATATCATATCAATAGCAACATAATGCGGGTTACGTGTGTTCAAAGGATGACTGTCTTCAACGGTGATTTCTGCCTTTCCACCACCCCGTTCGATCTTTTCCCAGGCTGTTAAAGCATGGTATTCTGCACGATCGATCGGATCAAATTCAAATGAACGGTTCTGAACAAGCTCTGCATAAAGCCCGCCGTCTGCCGCATGATTCAAATCCTCGAAAAAAATGCCGAACAGGTCTCCTAATTCCGCACCCGGCTTTTGTATATATACAGTTAATGTTGGTTGTGTAGTCATCACTATATCGACTCCTTTGTTCCTTTTCATTCGATTTTAAGCGCTTGTTCATCCGAAAACAATCATTTATAGTGGTTAAAAGCTGACCTATTGTGCTTTTTGAAGGCGTAGATCGCCGTAAGATTTCCAATTTCTACCCTTTAACACCGGAAGTGACAACCCCTTCAATTAAGAACCGTTGACCGATAAAAAACAACAGAATGACCGGCAGCATAAACAGAAGGGATGCAGCTGCTGCGACTTGCTGTATAACAATGGTCGCATTTCCTGGCATTGTATAGCCTACAGTGCCTAACGCAGCGGCTAGCGGGTAATTGGATTCGTTCAGAAACATGAATGGACCGATAAAATCTCCCCATGAGGCCTGGAAGCTCATAATCGAAACAGTCGCCATCACAGGCAGCGAAAGCGGGAGGAAAATATTCCAATACGTACGGAAGATTGAGCAACCATCTATCCTTGCGGCTTCTTCCAATTCCTTAGGAATCGCTGAAAAGAATTGTCTGTATAGAAATATAAATAGTGCCGAGCCGCCAAGCCCCCAGATCAACCAAGGATAAAACGTATTGAGCAAACCATATTGATGAAATAAAAGAAAGGTCGGAATTTGCGTCACAATTCCAGGCACCATCATCGTTGATAAGACAATCATAAATAAAAACTTTTTGCCTGGCGCTTGAATCCGCGAAAAAGCATACCCGACCAGCCCGCTTGATAAAGTTGTGGTAGCGACAGAAATGACACAAATAATGACAGTGTTTTTCAAATATTTCCAAAAATCAATCATGGTTGTCGCAAACTTATAATTTTCGATATGGAAGCCTTGCGGCAAAAATCCCGGTGTAGAGTGCCACGGACTTAATGAATTGGATATTGTTAGAAAAAGCGGAATGATAAAAACGACAGAAAATGAAAGCAATAAAGCATAAACCAAATACGGAGCGAATCGACTAGACCCTGTGTTCTCCATCTTCTATCCCTCCTGATCCGTTTCGTAATAGACCCAATATTTGCTTGTCGCGAAGACAACAATTGTCAACAGAAGAATGACGATAAACATGATCCAAAGCAACGCCATCCCGTAAGCAAACCGTTGGAAGGCAAAAACTTGCTGGAAGGCATGTACCGCATACAAGTAATTGGGCCGGATCGGAGCATCTAAAAACTTTAGCCCTGTTAAAAGTATCGGTTGAATGTACATTTGAAACGCACCAATAATTGCCGTAACAACATTAAAGAAAAGAACCGGAGTCATTAAAGGGATAGTAATGCTTATAAACCGTTTAAAAGCAGAGGCGCCATCAATGGATGAGGCTTCGTACAAGTCTCTCGAGATGCCCTTCAATCCGGCAAGATTGATTAAAATAGCGCCACCAGCTCCCCATAGCATCATAATGACCAATGAAAGAGTGGCGTGATCATAGCCCAGCCAGCTTACAGTGGGAAGGTGGAGAAAACTTAAAATATTGTTGATGATGCCATCCTTTTCAGCATACATAAAACGGAACATTAAACCTATGGAAACGACGGGAACAATAGACGGGAGGTAAAAAATCGTCCGATAAATCCCCATTCCTCTAATTTTTTGATTTAATAACAAAGCCAGCAGCAAGCCAATGAGTGTTGAGATAGGCACATATAGGATGGTAACAAGAAATGTTCTCCCAAGTGCATACATGGCATCCGTATCTGTGAAAACATTTTTATAATTTTGCAGCCCTACTATTTTTAAATGATTAATGTTAAATCCGACAAAATTGGTAAAGCTTAAATAGAGACCGTAGAGTAAAGGATATAACCCAAAAATCAGAAAAACAATGAACCATGGTGAAATCATCAAGTAAAATGCCGTCGTACGGCGCGTCTTTTCACTTATTCCCTTACGAGCTTTGCTCTTTCCAACCGTTGTCGCGCTCAGAGCAGGTGTATGCATGGCAGGTTCTCTCCTCTTTATTTAAGAGGGAGAGCGCAATTAAACTCTCCCTCGATATGCATTCCTAATTTACTTGCTTGATGCTGCACTTTTAGATTCCTCAATAATTTTGTTCGCATCTTTATTTAAGGCAATCATCGCATCATCCAGTGTTGCTTTACCGAAATAGACTGGCGTTAATTGCTTCTTCAAAAGGGTGTCTCCATTTAACAAGTAAGGGTTCATTTCGATAAATTTACCGCTGTATTTCAATTCATCTTGAAGGACTGCGTAGGTTTTTTTGTCAAACGCAGTTTCTTGTGGAATCATCGCAAGGAGATGCTTATAGGCAGGAACTCCCCAACCGCTTTTCGCGCGATCTTCCGCCGGTTTACCGCCAAAAAACCATTCATATACTTTCCATGCTTCATTTGGATGTTTCGTTGCCTTATTGATAATGGCGCCTGTTGCAGAGCCAGTAGGAGATACGCGTGTTCCGCCATCAGCAATTGGAGCAGGAAGCATCACATAATCGTCTAAATGCGTTTTTGCTTTTTCGTCGCCACGCAGCACCCCTGAAAACCAATAGCCGGCTTGAAACATTGCTAATTTGTCTGCCAGAAAGGATTCGCCGCCCCACGCAGCTTTATCTTGGTTGACTTGGTTCGGTCCATAGTTGCCTTTAACACCATCTACCCATAATTGTAAGGCTTGTTTGACTTCTGGTTTTGTAAAGTCAATTTTACTGTTATCTTCTGTGGAAAGCCTTACACCTTTACTCAATAAATAATCCATCAAAAAGGGTAAATCCGCTTCTCCTTTTCCACCTGATAGACCGTATTGCGTAATCGTATCGCCCTTTTTGATGGTTAATTTTTTCGCAAGATCGAACAGTTGGCTGTATGTCATGGGAACGGTTTCACTCGGGATTGCGACGCCGGCTGCAGCAAACAATTTCTTATTGATCCATATCGAGAAATCCGAAGAAAAATCTTTAGGAATACCATAGATAGGGCCTTGTCCTTGCACCTTGCCGTCAAAGCGATAAACATCTACCGTAGGAACAAAATCATCTTTCTTTATCACTGTGCTTGTATCAATGTATTTGGTTAAATCCATAGCAATGCCGCGAATGACATAGGACGGAAGATCATTTACGCCCGTCATCCGGATAATATCCGGCGCTTCGCCAGTTGCTAATTGGGCGGCTAGTTTCGTTGTATCTACATCTTCTCTTTGAATTTTAATGGTCGGATTTGCCGTTTCAAATTCTTTGATTTGATCCTTGGTAATTTCACCGTCACCCATGTTGAAACGTACAGTCACAGGACCAGCGCTCTTATTGCTGGCTGTCGCTTGGGCATTAGGCGAAGCACTTGTGCCCCCAGCAGTCTTGTTGTCGGTTGTTGTCTTTGCGCTGCCGCAAGCTGATAATAACAATGCGGTAGAGAGGATGAGGACGAAAGGCTTGGCAAAGTTCTTTTTCAATGTAGACCCTCCTAGATGTTTTTATATTGAGAGCGTTTTCTTTCTCTCTGATTAAAGTATATTTCTTGAAGGAGGAGACCTCAATCCGGTAAAATGACGACTTCTATGGTATTTTGCGGTTATGCCTGATAGAGAGGAAAAGAAATGGTTACCGTTGTTCCTTTCATTGGACTGCTGCCCACCTTCATGGCCACTTGTTCTTTATAGAACAAGTGGAGACGATGGTACACATTGCTCAATCCGATGCCGCCTTGATTTTCGTATCCGTCGATTTGATTATCCAAGCTCCTCTGAATCTCTGCATTCACCCGTATGACTGTATCCTTATCCATGCCAATACCATTATCGCTAACTTCAATGAACAGCAGGTCTTCCCTTTCAAGTACTTTTATTCGTACGATTCCGCCTTCTTCGAAGCCGGATAAACCATGCTTCAAGCAATTTTCGACAATCGGCTGAAGGATAAATTTGACGACAGCAAGTTGGGTCAAGTGCTCAGGAACCTCTAATTCATATTTAAATTGATCGCCAAATCGGATTTGTTGAATGGACATATAGTTCTGAACATGGCTCAGCTCCATCGCAAGCGGCACCTTCCCTACTCCGTTGCTGACACTGTAGCGGAACATTTCGGCCAATGAACTGACAATCAGACTTATTTCACTGTTTCCGTTTTTCATGCTGCGCATATTGATCGCTTCAAGCGTATTATATAGAAAATGAGGATTGATCTGCGCTTGCAGCATTTTTAACTCTGCTTGGGTCTTTAAGGACAGCAGTTCATTCTCCCTTAGTTTATTGTTCGCATTTTCCTCCATCATTTTCATATTCTCGTGAATCACGCCATTTAATCTTAGAACCATATCATTATGGCTTCGAATAATTTCGCCAATCTCGTTATTCCCGCTATAGCTCATCACTCGACTAAAATCCCCCTCGCCAACGATCCTCATCGTTCGTTTCAGCATTTCGACAGGCTTTAGTAAGAAGGAAGCGATCATATACGAAATAATAATGGACAATATAAGAATGAGAACGATAATGAGCAATAATCTATAATAATATTGACTGTTTTTAAGAACGATATCTTCATAGGAATATTCAATGTTCAGCTGCCATTGCGTGTCTGGTATGTGGCCTGACCATAACAAAGAATTCAATTGTTCAGTAGAAAATGGCTGGAAGGAATATATTTCCTTGCCTTGCGAGTCTTTAATTCCAACCTTTGACTCCATCGGACTAACCTCTG is drawn from Paenibacillus sp. V4I7 and contains these coding sequences:
- a CDS encoding glycoside hydrolase family 43 protein; its protein translation is MMTKEQIQIKRQFPNPLVEQRADPWIYKHTDGYYYFTASVPSYDCIELRRARTIQELGTAEPVVIWRKHEKGRMSGHIWAPELHYIDGKWYIYFAAGGSDEYETAWEIRMYVLENDAANPLEPTWVEKGQLRTNLDSFSLDATSFEHRGVRYLVWAQYNQGDSNLYIAEMSDPWTIRGEQVLLSKPEYAWEIIGHRVNEGPAVLKKNGKIFISYSASATDSNYCMGLLSASDDSDMLDPNSWTKSPEPVFRTSEESGEYGPGHNCFTVSEDGSADILVYHSRDYKEIVVDPLYDPNRHARAKVLDWNEEGFPEFGEPE
- a CDS encoding alpha-L-arabinofuranosidase C-terminal domain-containing protein: MTTQPTLTVYIQKPGAELGDLFGIFFEDLNHAADGGLYAELVQNRSFEFDPIDRAEYHALTAWEKIERGGGKAEITVEDSHPLNTRNPHYVAIDMISEGDGVGIMNLGFNSGIPVKQGEKYLFSVYARRDASFDEPVVVTIEGTDGTVHGEATIVANSSEWAKYEVTITANATDTSSRLVIVTKGKGKLFLDMVSLFPEKTFRNRSNGMREDIAALLADLRPKFMRFPGGCLIHDGSLNPDDRNSMYRWKNTIGDIAQRPARRNNWSYNQTLGLGYYEYFLFCEDIGAKPIPILPGGVDPHHKRIVPLDELQPWIDDALDLIEFANGEPSTEWGAIRAELGHPEPFGLEYIGIGNEEVGEPFFERYPYFHRAIKEKYPDIKIINSAGPFAAGGEYERGWNSAKENKSDLVDEHYYQSPEWFLAHYHRYDNFKADEPKVFLGEYASWGNTYYNALVEAAFMTGLEKNAHAVGLACYAPMLCNVDYVNWKPDMIWFNNHEVYGTANYYVQKLFMHHQGDQLLQIEANGLDEKQESTMKPINGAFALGTDRCSFRFWDMKLVNNDTGEMKELNGLSAELSDTDEDRLGGTSIRTLDLGETDWENYTLSLKAKKISGPKGFEIYFGKRDGDNQLIWDFGGWQNQDSALCSRVDGRTSCLTQSIFNVEPDMEYELTLEISGRKIRAWIDGVLFHDTEDKLPVIEPLYYSASYEHSTGDVIVKVVNVQENSVRAQIALADLHKTSLTVDVYEMSGHALDDENTFESPERVLPKQKEFSTEDCSFHYDFPKHSITVFRVR
- a CDS encoding carbohydrate ABC transporter permease; translated protein: MENTGSSRFAPYLVYALLLSFSVVFIIPLFLTISNSLSPWHSTPGFLPQGFHIENYKFATTMIDFWKYLKNTVIICVISVATTTLSSGLVGYAFSRIQAPGKKFLFMIVLSTMMVPGIVTQIPTFLLFHQYGLLNTFYPWLIWGLGGSALFIFLYRQFFSAIPKELEEAARIDGCSIFRTYWNIFLPLSLPVMATVSIMSFQASWGDFIGPFMFLNESNYPLAAALGTVGYTMPGNATIVIQQVAAAASLLFMLPVILLFFIGQRFLIEGVVTSGVKG
- a CDS encoding carbohydrate ABC transporter permease; translation: MHTPALSATTVGKSKARKGISEKTRRTTAFYLMISPWFIVFLIFGLYPLLYGLYLSFTNFVGFNINHLKIVGLQNYKNVFTDTDAMYALGRTFLVTILYVPISTLIGLLLALLLNQKIRGMGIYRTIFYLPSIVPVVSIGLMFRFMYAEKDGIINNILSFLHLPTVSWLGYDHATLSLVIMMLWGAGGAILINLAGLKGISRDLYEASSIDGASAFKRFISITIPLMTPVLFFNVVTAIIGAFQMYIQPILLTGLKFLDAPIRPNYLYAVHAFQQVFAFQRFAYGMALLWIMFIVILLLTIVVFATSKYWVYYETDQEG
- a CDS encoding ABC transporter substrate-binding protein, encoding MKKNFAKPFVLILSTALLLSACGSAKTTTDNKTAGGTSASPNAQATASNKSAGPVTVRFNMGDGEITKDQIKEFETANPTIKIQREDVDTTKLAAQLATGEAPDIIRMTGVNDLPSYVIRGIAMDLTKYIDTSTVIKKDDFVPTVDVYRFDGKVQGQGPIYGIPKDFSSDFSIWINKKLFAAAGVAIPSETVPMTYSQLFDLAKKLTIKKGDTITQYGLSGGKGEADLPFLMDYLLSKGVRLSTEDNSKIDFTKPEVKQALQLWVDGVKGNYGPNQVNQDKAAWGGESFLADKLAMFQAGYWFSGVLRGDEKAKTHLDDYVMLPAPIADGGTRVSPTGSATGAIINKATKHPNEAWKVYEWFFGGKPAEDRAKSGWGVPAYKHLLAMIPQETAFDKKTYAVLQDELKYSGKFIEMNPYLLNGDTLLKKQLTPVYFGKATLDDAMIALNKDANKIIEESKSAASSK